A genome region from Candidatus Woesearchaeota archaeon includes the following:
- a CDS encoding phosphomannomutase/phosphoglucomutase produces MYPVELDERLAYKIGRAFVAFLKCDSVVVGRDMRGSSPSLFKALTDGITDQGADVVDIGLVTTPMLSFSVANFNYSGGIMISASHNPAQYNAFKLIRPKGVQMHSDSIDQIRGLVEKGSFDDARKGSINQKDVLKDYLDHVKGFAEGIRDLKIVFDYGNGMGALTARPLFDSLPVEAIHMYPEMDMSFPNHPANPHEIGNFRDLQKRVVMEKADCGIFFDGDADRCQFVDEKGELVFPDMLLALLASDELKHHQGEKVYYDLRFSKAVEEDVRKDGGIPIKMRVGNPFYKEKLVNEGGILAGEFSGHVMFRDNFCIDDGLFCSVKALAILAKSGRRLSELIAPIDRYAHTEEINMVVDDADMVLSRVKSAFSDGRSSDIDGVYIEYDDWWFSLRKSNTEPLVRLRIEADNKVILEEKRSMIIGIIEGK; encoded by the coding sequence GTGTACCCTGTTGAGCTTGATGAGAGGCTCGCATATAAGATAGGCAGGGCATTTGTTGCATTTCTGAAGTGTGATTCAGTTGTTGTTGGCAGGGATATGCGGGGATCATCACCCTCATTGTTCAAGGCCTTGACTGATGGGATAACTGACCAGGGTGCTGATGTTGTTGATATAGGGCTCGTGACCACACCTATGCTGAGCTTCTCTGTTGCCAATTTCAATTACTCAGGCGGCATCATGATAAGCGCCTCTCACAACCCGGCGCAGTATAATGCATTCAAGCTCATAAGGCCTAAGGGTGTCCAGATGCATTCAGACAGCATTGATCAGATCAGGGGACTGGTCGAGAAGGGCAGTTTTGATGATGCAAGAAAAGGCAGTATCAATCAGAAGGATGTGCTTAAGGATTATCTTGATCATGTGAAAGGATTTGCAGAAGGCATCAGGGATCTTAAGATTGTGTTTGATTACGGCAATGGCATGGGTGCCCTGACTGCCAGGCCCCTGTTCGATTCCTTGCCTGTGGAGGCGATCCACATGTATCCTGAGATGGACATGTCTTTCCCGAATCATCCGGCTAATCCTCATGAGATCGGGAATTTCAGGGATCTCCAGAAGAGGGTTGTAATGGAGAAGGCCGATTGCGGCATTTTCTTTGATGGTGATGCTGACAGGTGCCAGTTTGTCGACGAGAAAGGGGAACTGGTTTTCCCGGACATGCTTCTTGCCCTGCTGGCTTCTGATGAGCTGAAGCATCATCAGGGCGAAAAGGTGTATTATGACCTGAGGTTTTCAAAAGCAGTGGAGGAAGATGTCAGGAAGGATGGTGGCATCCCGATAAAGATGAGGGTGGGAAACCCTTTCTACAAGGAGAAGCTTGTCAATGAGGGAGGCATCCTTGCAGGGGAATTCTCAGGTCATGTCATGTTCAGGGATAATTTCTGCATTGACGACGGTCTGTTCTGCTCTGTCAAGGCATTGGCGATACTGGCAAAGAGCGGGCGCAGGCTTTCTGAGCTCATTGCTCCGATCGACAGGTACGCGCATACTGAAGAGATAAACATGGTGGTTGATGATGCAGACATGGTTCTCAGCAGGGTCAAGTCTGCTTTCTCTGACGGCAGGAGCTCTGACATCGACGGTGTGTACATCGAATATGATGATTGGTGGTTCAGCCTGAGGAAATCGAATACAGAACCTCTTGTCAGGCTGAGGATTGAGGCTGACAACAAGGTGATACTGGAGGAGAAGAGGTCAATGATAATCGGTATCATTGAGGGAAAATGA
- a CDS encoding lamin tail domain-containing protein codes for MIKPRLKMLIFVFSMILFAGFVHALVINEIMYDPAGTDSGHEWVELFNEQTSVDMTGFRFYEGGSAHSLTLIQGSGTLPAGSYAIITDDADQFLLDFPSFSGTLFDSTWSSLSNTGELLEMRDASDLVMDSVFYNSSWGGASNYTLELIDASLDNNASTSWLESTENGGTPGYLNSVSSQAPEFSLLTALFTFTCCILVFFAVRRRY; via the coding sequence ATGATAAAACCAAGACTGAAGATGCTGATTTTTGTGTTTTCAATGATATTATTTGCAGGTTTTGTTCATGCTCTCGTGATAAACGAGATTATGTATGATCCGGCAGGCACTGATTCAGGTCATGAATGGGTGGAGCTCTTCAATGAGCAGACCTCTGTCGACATGACAGGGTTCAGGTTCTACGAGGGTGGATCAGCTCATTCCCTTACACTAATCCAGGGCTCAGGCACTCTTCCTGCCGGTTCATACGCTATAATCACTGATGATGCTGACCAGTTCCTGCTGGATTTCCCTTCATTCTCAGGAACACTTTTTGATTCCACATGGAGCTCCCTGTCAAACACAGGAGAGCTCCTGGAGATGAGGGATGCATCAGATTTGGTCATGGACTCTGTGTTCTACAACAGCTCATGGGGCGGTGCCAGCAATTATACATTGGAGCTCATTGATGCTTCTCTGGACAATAATGCCAGCACGTCGTGGCTTGAATCAACTGAGAATGGCGGAACCCCGGGTTACTTGAATTCTGTATCGAGCCAGGCTCCGGAGTTCTCATTGCTGACTGCCTTGTTCACTTTCACTTGCTGTATTCTCGTATTTTTTGCAGTCAGGAGGAGATATTGA
- the tpiA gene encoding triose-phosphate isomerase: MLKTPIIMINFKAYEQAIGDKGVQLAQICEMVSVKRNIPIAVAVQTADIYKMSHTVNIPVLAQHVDADEFGSHTGSDIAEDIEQNGAVGTLLNHSEHRMRIDVLEQSIDRAKKAGLATIVCANTPEIAEAVAVFSPDFIAVEPPELIGGTISVSSAKPEVITETVKLVRKVDKRIKILCGAGVHTAEDVRIALKLGTDGVLLASGITKASDPASVLNELCDGIRKPLLKQV; this comes from the coding sequence ATGCTGAAAACACCAATAATCATGATCAATTTCAAGGCATATGAACAGGCGATCGGGGACAAGGGTGTGCAGCTGGCGCAGATCTGCGAGATGGTGTCAGTCAAGAGGAACATACCCATCGCGGTCGCTGTGCAGACAGCAGACATCTACAAGATGAGCCACACAGTCAACATACCTGTGCTTGCGCAGCATGTCGACGCTGACGAATTCGGAAGCCACACAGGAAGCGATATTGCCGAGGACATAGAGCAGAACGGGGCTGTGGGCACACTCCTCAACCATTCAGAGCACAGGATGAGGATCGATGTGCTTGAGCAGAGCATTGACCGGGCAAAAAAAGCAGGGCTTGCTACAATTGTGTGCGCCAACACACCAGAGATTGCAGAGGCAGTTGCTGTATTCTCTCCTGATTTCATCGCAGTCGAGCCGCCAGAGCTGATCGGTGGGACCATTTCTGTGTCTTCGGCAAAGCCTGAAGTGATCACAGAGACAGTGAAGCTCGTAAGGAAGGTGGATAAGAGAATCAAGATATTGTGCGGAGCAGGAGTCCACACAGCAGAAGATGTGAGGATTGCGCTGAAACTTGGGACTGACGGAGTGCTTCTTGCATCAGGGATCACAAAGGCATCTGATCCTGCAAGTGTCCTGAATGAGCTGTGCGACGGCATAAGGAAACCCCTTCTCAAACAGGTATAG